One segment of Anatilimnocola aggregata DNA contains the following:
- a CDS encoding P-II family nitrogen regulator has protein sequence MKLIIAIIQPSKLEEVKAALTEVEVFRLTVLDCQGFGRQKGQTELYRGHEYKVNLLRKVQLQIAVNDDFVEPTINAIIRGGRSGDKGQIGDGKIFVLPMDDCVRIRTGERGKEAI, from the coding sequence ATGAAGCTCATCATTGCCATCATTCAGCCCAGCAAACTCGAAGAAGTGAAAGCCGCGCTGACTGAAGTCGAAGTCTTTCGCCTGACGGTGCTCGATTGCCAAGGCTTTGGCCGGCAAAAAGGGCAGACCGAACTTTATCGGGGCCACGAATACAAAGTGAATCTGCTCCGCAAGGTGCAATTGCAGATCGCGGTGAACGATGACTTTGTCGAGCCAACCATCAACGCAATCATTCGCGGTGGTCGCTCGGGCGATAAGGGGCAAATCGGCGACGGCAAAATCTTCGTCCTGCCGATGGATGACTGTGTGCGCATCCGCACCGGCGAACGAGGCAAAGAAGCGATCTAA
- a CDS encoding ClpP family protease — translation MNPYLPGRIDNSQSYQSVQRQRQLTLGDLLLENRIVFLQGEIYAGNANEVVMKLLYLQSENRRKDIHFYISSPGGDVVATLAIYDTMQILSCPIATYCVGQAASGAAVLLTGGTKGKRFALPNARVMMHQPAGQVGGQISDIEIQANEILRYREVLNGIMSKHSGQPIEKIAKDTDRDFFMSADEAKAYGLVDDVLKHTVAPEVLADTDKD, via the coding sequence ATGAACCCGTATTTGCCCGGTCGGATCGACAACTCGCAGTCCTATCAGAGTGTTCAACGGCAGCGCCAGTTGACCCTGGGCGATTTGCTGCTCGAAAACCGCATTGTCTTTTTGCAGGGCGAAATCTACGCCGGCAATGCCAACGAAGTGGTGATGAAATTGCTCTATCTACAGAGCGAAAATCGCCGCAAAGACATTCACTTCTACATTAGTTCGCCCGGCGGCGACGTCGTCGCGACGCTGGCCATCTACGACACGATGCAGATTCTCAGCTGTCCGATTGCCACCTACTGCGTCGGTCAGGCCGCCAGTGGCGCGGCCGTGCTGCTGACCGGTGGCACCAAAGGAAAGCGATTTGCCCTGCCCAATGCCCGCGTGATGATGCATCAGCCAGCCGGCCAGGTGGGGGGCCAGATCAGCGATATCGAAATCCAGGCCAACGAAATCCTCCGCTATCGCGAAGTGCTCAACGGCATTATGTCGAAGCACAGTGGCCAGCCGATCGAAAAGATCGCCAAAGATACGGATCGCGACTTCTTCATGTCGGCCGACGAAGCGAAGGCCTACGGCCTCGTCGATGACGTGCTGAAGCACACCGTCGCCCCTGAAGTGCTGGCCGATACCGACAAGGACTAA
- a CDS encoding AAA family ATPase, with amino-acid sequence MSARELIIVGGPNGAGKTTFALEDLARRGGVYLSADAIAAEISPGNPTAAAIEAGRLFIERFALLLQSDGRLIVESTIAGKSSSRMLFTARQRGFAVTLVFVFLASQESSLSRIHARVLNGGHNVLASDVRRRFPRAIANFWNIYRLLADDWLLVYNGQEELIAVAYGVVDQVLTLDENCYAQFHRLLGRQLT; translated from the coding sequence ATGTCCGCTCGCGAACTCATCATCGTGGGTGGACCGAACGGTGCCGGGAAAACGACTTTCGCGCTCGAAGATCTTGCTCGCCGGGGTGGGGTCTATCTTAGTGCCGACGCGATTGCTGCGGAAATTTCGCCAGGCAATCCTACAGCGGCGGCGATCGAAGCGGGACGATTGTTTATTGAGCGATTTGCCTTGCTCCTACAAAGTGACGGTCGATTGATTGTCGAATCGACCATTGCTGGAAAGTCATCGTCGCGAATGCTTTTTACAGCCCGACAACGTGGTTTTGCAGTCACGTTAGTATTTGTATTCTTGGCTTCGCAAGAATCGAGTCTTTCTCGAATTCATGCACGCGTGCTGAATGGTGGACACAATGTTCTGGCGAGCGATGTACGCCGGCGTTTTCCTCGAGCAATTGCCAACTTCTGGAACATCTACCGCCTGTTAGCGGACGACTGGCTGCTTGTTTACAATGGCCAAGAGGAATTGATCGCAGTTGCCTATGGCGTTGTCGATCAGGTCTTAACTCTCGATGAGAATTGCTATGCACAATTCCATCGGCTACTTGGGAGGCAGCTAACTTGA
- the clpP gene encoding ATP-dependent Clp endopeptidase proteolytic subunit ClpP: MPLIPYVVEKSGREERVYDIYSRLLKDRIIFLGTQVNDEMANAIVAQMLFLQSDDPKADIHLYVNSPGGSISAGMAIYDTMQFVTCDVATYCIGQAASMGAVLLTAGTPGKRFALPNARIMIHQPLAGMQGTAEEILIHAKEFRRIKQKMNEIMIKHTGHPLEKIEKDTDRDRFMSAEEAQEYRLIDKVLERMPNLGTASKGE; encoded by the coding sequence ATGCCCTTGATTCCTTATGTCGTTGAAAAGAGCGGCCGCGAAGAGCGGGTTTACGATATCTACAGCCGCCTGCTGAAGGACCGGATCATTTTCCTCGGTACGCAGGTGAACGACGAAATGGCTAACGCCATCGTCGCGCAAATGCTCTTTCTGCAGTCCGATGATCCCAAGGCAGACATTCATCTGTACGTGAATTCGCCCGGCGGCAGCATCAGCGCTGGCATGGCCATCTACGACACTATGCAATTCGTCACCTGCGATGTGGCCACTTATTGCATTGGCCAGGCAGCCTCGATGGGCGCGGTCCTCCTTACTGCTGGCACACCCGGCAAGCGTTTTGCCTTGCCCAATGCACGCATCATGATCCACCAGCCTTTGGCCGGCATGCAGGGAACAGCTGAGGAAATTCTGATTCATGCGAAGGAGTTCCGCCGCATCAAGCAGAAGATGAACGAGATCATGATTAAGCACACGGGGCATCCGCTCGAGAAAATCGAGAAGGACACCGACCGCGATCGATTCATGTCAGCCGAGGAAGCACAAGAATACCGCCTGATCGACAAAGTGCTCGAACGGATGCCGAATCTTGGTACGGCTTCGAAGGGTGAGTAG
- a CDS encoding inorganic diphosphatase — MTHAWHDITPGSRLPMEFTTVIEIPRGSNVKYELEKTTGLLKLDRILYSSVHYPANYGFIPQTLAEDDDPLDVLVLCQEPVSPLTIVYARAIGLMTMIDSGKKDHKLLAVALDDPEYNAFQEAAELPIHRLNLIRRFFQDYKLLEGKTVEVDELQPAEAAKPIILEALERYSDQRRKGFPVYRRN; from the coding sequence ATGACCCACGCCTGGCACGATATCACCCCCGGTTCGCGATTGCCGATGGAGTTTACCACGGTCATCGAGATTCCACGCGGCAGCAATGTGAAGTACGAGCTCGAGAAAACGACCGGCCTGCTCAAGCTCGATCGCATTTTGTATTCGTCGGTCCACTACCCTGCTAACTACGGTTTCATTCCGCAGACCCTGGCCGAAGATGACGATCCGCTCGACGTACTAGTGCTCTGCCAGGAACCGGTCAGCCCGCTGACTATTGTGTATGCCCGGGCGATTGGCCTGATGACGATGATCGATAGCGGCAAGAAGGACCACAAGTTGCTCGCTGTTGCGCTCGACGATCCAGAGTACAATGCGTTTCAAGAAGCGGCCGAGTTGCCCATTCATCGGCTGAATCTGATTCGCCGCTTCTTTCAGGATTACAAGTTGCTGGAAGGCAAGACGGTCGAAGTCGACGAACTGCAGCCAGCCGAAGCAGCCAAGCCGATCATCCTCGAAGCGCTGGAACGCTACAGCGATCAGCGCCGCAAGGGCTTCCCGGTTTATCGGCGTAATTAG
- a CDS encoding GDSL-type esterase/lipase family protein: MHLRTLTSLLAVIVLAAVGSITADEPAPSKSAAPKAEAPVADKWEKEISAMLAKDEKSAPPQGGIVFTGSSSVRLWDLAKAFPNLPVVNRGFGGSQIHDATMYATRIVTPLKPKLVIFYSGDNDIKSNKTPEKTASDFAEFCAVVHKELPNTPIWFIAIKPCPSRWSLFDKQKIANELVRKQCDQDSQRLLYVDIVPAMLDSDGQPMKDLFVKDMLHMSPAGYKIWNEQINQLLAERKPLGK, translated from the coding sequence ATGCACTTGCGAACTCTCACTAGTCTGCTGGCAGTCATCGTGTTGGCCGCTGTGGGCTCAATCACTGCTGACGAACCGGCTCCGAGCAAGTCGGCTGCCCCCAAGGCCGAGGCACCCGTCGCCGATAAGTGGGAGAAAGAGATTTCGGCCATGCTAGCCAAGGACGAAAAGAGTGCGCCGCCACAAGGCGGAATTGTCTTCACCGGCAGCAGCAGCGTGCGGTTATGGGATCTGGCAAAAGCGTTCCCGAACCTGCCGGTGGTGAATCGCGGCTTCGGAGGCTCGCAAATTCATGATGCCACGATGTACGCGACCAGAATCGTCACGCCACTTAAGCCCAAGCTGGTGATTTTTTACTCGGGCGATAACGATATTAAGTCGAACAAGACACCCGAAAAAACCGCGAGCGACTTCGCCGAGTTCTGCGCGGTGGTTCACAAAGAGCTGCCGAATACGCCGATTTGGTTCATCGCCATCAAGCCCTGCCCGTCCCGCTGGTCGTTGTTCGACAAGCAAAAGATCGCCAACGAGCTGGTTCGCAAGCAGTGCGACCAAGACTCGCAACGACTGCTTTATGTCGACATTGTACCTGCCATGCTCGACAGCGACGGCCAGCCCATGAAGGACCTGTTCGTGAAGGACATGCTTCACATGAGTCCAGCGGGGTACAAGATTTGGAACGAGCAAATCAACCAGCTGCTTGCCGAGCGTAAACCGCTCGGCAAGTAG